TCTGGAAGGTGGGGTTTTAAATCTAAAGGGATCGATCGATCGCTAAATCCTCATAGGGAAGCGTGTGTGGCTGCGCCCTGGAAAGAAGTATTTATTCGGTCGATTCCATCGAGATGGAGGTATGGCCTCATTCAGTTTGATGATCACACCTTTTACCTGACCTCTTATCGAATAGTCCGCCATGCTGTCAATCATACTTCGATATCCCGCAAGCATATGACCATTGAAATCTCACCGGTGAATTCGAGAGATGGGGTACGGTTGATTCCCCCGCGAAAACATACATTCTCTGGCTAATTCGGGCCCAGTTATCACCACGAGCACGATCCACTATTACTATAACCGATTTGGACTCGAAGAAAGGAACGGTCGTTGATGAAAGGAGAATCCATGGAGAATGCAAGTTGGACAAGAGGGATGAGCATGTCATCCAGCTCGCGAAATACCGGCATACGCTCCGGTGTGTATCTCTGTTTATGATTGATTTGAATTCCAGCTGATGATTTCGATAGTATCAAATGGGAACCCGTGATTCTAACTTTGTCAGCCTCCTCCAAGCAGGTTCGAGGTGAGGATCCTCTAGCCCATGTTCGCTCACGTCTAGAGGACCTCGACATTAAGACCATCATGGACTACATTGTCGATCACACAACACATGTGGTACAGCGTAAACGAAATACAGCCAAGGGTCTTCAGGCGCTCGTCAACGGGAAGTATATTGTAGATGATTCATACATCGATGCACTCGTCTACGCGGCTACTCCCGCTGATCTTGAGAACGACGAGTCACTCTGTCCTCTCGAAATCGACTTTAAATTGGCGTGGCCCGATCCAAATCAACATCTCCCTCCTCCTGGAAAAGAGCCAACTCAGCGCCCCGCCGCTGCTTTCGCTCCGAACTCCGCACGTCTTAATGTCTTCGAGGGATATACGTTTATCTTCGGTGATCCAGCCCAGTTTGAGAATCTGCAAGGTCCAATAAACAATGGCCAAGGAAAGACGCTTTTCTACCAGGTTGAAGATGGGGTCACAACTGCCCCAGACATCGTTCGGTTCATGAAAAAGGCAGCAGGGGGGAAGGGCGTGGGAGGTGAGCGGCACGGTTCCGGTGGCGTCGTTCTTGTTCGCTTTCGATCAAAAGGAGACCTCGAACAGTGGTCTATTGACGTCGGTAATGAAGTTGCCCTGATGACGGACCAACGCGTGATAGAGCAACGAGAATTCCTTGACGCCATCCTGGGAAATGATGCATCGCCCCTCTGTCGTGCCTTGCCCGCGGAGGAGGGCTCTAGTCAGATCTTCGCATCTACACCAGCAGTCGAGGCTGTGCAAACCAGCCAACGAGCAATTTCTGTCGTGCCCGTCGTGTCCGAATCGGGATCGCCCCCTGATCCTAAGACTAGTCAGCCCTCAGCAGCTCGGTCCAAGATCCCCCGTGTGCGTGCATACGTCAGTAAAATGAAAGCCTTCGATGACGGATTCGACATGGAATCTGTCCCAGTCTATGCGCCTGAAGGAGAAAACATCAATATCAACTCCACCCAGACCATGGACATCGAAACGCAATCACCGTCCCAAGCACCCCAGTCCCTTGATACAGTAAAGGAAGATCCTGAGGAGGATACGGTCGCTGATCTTCTCCCGGGCGCCCGTGCAATGAAGCGTCGTCGTGCAGAGATGACTCGCCACTACCCACAGGGTGAAGCCGTAGTCACCGAAACGGAGGCCCCGAAACGCAAGCGACCTAAACTCGACGTGCTCGAGGCCGCGCGAAGACAccgagaagatgaagagcaaCAAcgcaaggccgaggaagacacCCATGCAAGCGACATGGGTGATGTGGATGTGGACCAATTGAAGAACCTGGCCATTGTGGAAGAAATGGAGATTCCCGCCCGGAATGCACCGGCCCGCGAGGTTGGCAGCTCGAATCGATGGGACGACCAATGGAACGGGCGCAAGAACTTCAAGAAATTCCGGCGAAAAGGCGAGCCGCGTGGTCGAGCTCGCATCCAGACGGTGATCGTTCCCCTAGAAGAAGTAACCCGCAAAGACTATGGAATCGGCGATCACTACTGGGGCGGCAATACCACCGAGACGAACTCTCGAATCGAGCTTGCGGATCCGGGCTCCGAGGATCGTCGTGGTGAGCTTGCCCCATCATGCTCCGAGCTGTCAACGACTGCACGCACCTCTCCTGAGCCGACTCCAGACCCAACTCCAGCTAGGCGCCCGAAGAGAACCCGCGAGGAGCGCGATTCAGATAGTGATGATGGCCTTCGTTTCCGTTTCAGGCGCAAGCGTTAGCTTCCGCCTTATTTTTCTTTGCAACGGTTTTGTAGCGTCTATTCTGCATCGATACCCTTCCCTTCATTTGCTGATGTGTGCCTTATGTTTTTCTATGGGTAAAGTTTTTCAGAGCTGAATTACAATGACTAGGTAGAGATCATCTCTGTCAAGTTTCTACGGCATGACTGTAGAGCCAAGGGTGCTCTCACGGCCGCACATCGTGTTTGAGACGATAATGTTGCAAATCAATACATGTATAATGTAACATACGATCTATTTGAATCATTCATGTTTTAAATCTTTATCTGCGTTCGTTCTCGTTCTCTAAAGTCAGAATAGAAAGTATTCCTACAGTTGAAAGGGTCCGTGTCGCGCAACGTCTCTCCTCTTTACATTCAACCTCCCCCAATACATCGCCACATCCTACCTATATCTTTGTACTTTTCATCTATTTTCTTCTCTATTAGATGATCTGTTCcatttcatcttcttctcctctcttCGCTTACGGCCGGGTTCGTCTCTCACCCTGCCAATCCCATCTAATCCGCCTCCCTAGGCTCCCCAACAGCTTGCTGGGCGAACCCCTCCATTTCTGTAACTTATTCCCTTTCCTCGTGAATTTGATCCACTGGAATCTACCGCCTGTATTGAGACCAAATATCGGGCCAATGCTGCTTTGATATCACCACCCAAACACAGTTGTAAGGTGAGTACTGCCGTATATGCATGGCGCCGGCAAGACCTGTTTGCTCACTGACATATGCCAACCTCTAGCCACCAGGCTGCAGTTTCTCTTCTGAAGTAGAGCAAGTCGCACTAATGACCTCTAACTCCCCTGATCATCTCCTATCTCTATCTCTACCGCTCCTCAGCATTTCCGCAATTTCTCCTCTCTGGTCAGTGTCGGTCAATTCAATAGCCACTGCACCCGTTGTATTTCCTGCAATCGTAGGGAAATCAGACTGCAGCCCCGGTGCAAAATTTCTTTGCCGGCATTTCTTTGAAAACCACACCTCCAGTCCTATCCCTGCCAGTGAGGGCCAATCTCAACTCCCCGCAACAGTCCCCGCATTGACTATGTCAGCCCCAGCCCAGTTGGGAAATCAATTCATGGACCTCCCAGTTGAGATCCATGAGATTATTCTGGATCATGTCTTTGGCAAAAGAGCCTCTGCTGGTAATCATTCATCATATGGTAAAACTTCTGCCCAGAACTGGAGTAAGGCCCTGCATCATCCACGGCGGAAGGCCCTTTCCAACCTGGCCTTGACTTGCCGGGTATGGACTGGACTTGTTCAAAGCCGAATCTACCGCCATAGTAAGCTTTTTCTGACTGGGAATCTAAAATTTTAAAACGATTGTACGGACAACTGACTTTTTGCATAGTCAGAATCAAGGGCAGCAGAGAAGAATTGGCCAGCTGTGTGCGGTGGTTCAAGAGAAACCAGCATTTGATTACTTACGTCTGCCACATTGAGATTTGGATGCCTATCTGGGGAGATCGGGCTCTTCAGCCTGACATTTCTCGCTTGAATGCGGAGCAACATACTGCTCAGGCAGCCGCTGGGCGCGTTGTATCGATGCAATTGAACCATGATCATCAGGGAAATGACATGTTTTATTATCACCGCGTGACGAACAATGCTTCCTTGGAGGAAATTTTTGAGCTGATTCGACGATTTTTCCCTACTGCCCGAGTTCTCACCCTGGAGGGTGGCCACTGCAAAAACCCGCCTATGATCCGACACTTCCGCCACAGTCGTGGCATGTACAGTCTGCAAGCTCTCATTCCACGGCGTCTACCTGTTCTTGAACACATACAGACATTTATAATGCGTGGCGCCTGGAACCTGATGCGACAACTAGACGACTGGCACAATATTTCGCGGGCATTGCCAGCTTTGAGTGAATGGCAGTGTGCTTGGGCTCAACCCCATCTGAATGCGTACTTCATCATGATCAACATCTTCACTCGCCCTCCAGCTACAATCCGACACATCAATCTCAGCCTGGAGGGATTTGACACCAAAAATACTTTGCTGACTGGGCTTTCTGGACCTCGAAGCTCACTTCCTCCCATCTGCAGCCTGCTTGGCGAGAGAGCCGCGCACTTGGAATCTTTTGCCTACACCGGTCGTGTATGCTGGTACTTCTTTGAGACACTAAAGCAAGGGGCTACAGCATTCAATTCTTGTTCTCCGCTCAGGTACTTGGACCTTGTAGTCAAGGCGTGCTGTCAGAAGGCGGACAAATCGCATCACTGGTCGCAGATGAGCCTGGGGATAAGCAAAATTACGAGCCTTGCGTTTATTCGTGCGTTCGAGGCAATGGTGGTCAAGGCAATCGAGTGTCTATCTGTACTCCCTGCCCTGGAGTATTTGCGGATCCGTTTCATCGATCTTGACTCAAGATGTCCACCTCTGAACCCTTATTTCCAGCTTGATAATAATAAGTGCACAGGCCTGTGGAGTGAAGACATTCTGGAATCTTTGCGCAGAAACCGACCATCGGCCTCATTTATCGCGCTTACAGATGGACTAGCCGCGGAGTACAGTGACCATCAAATTGTGGGCGCCTTGATGCCCCGGGCTCGCCCCCTGGGCATCCAAGTGAACACGTACAGTCTTCTTGCGGACAGCTCCAACTCTCACTAGGCTCACAGCTTGCTTTGGTCCCCTTTTGGGTATTCTGACCTTTTTTCGCCTTGTACTTTCGTAGTTCACTAATACCCTTTCATCGTTTCTGACATCTCAACGAGTTTCTTGTTCAGCATTCCACACTTGCCCTTTTGTGACATCACGCCGGTGGCTGTCATATTCAAGCACATATTGGCTGCCACTTGCCGTTCTGGCATACTCTTTCTCTcgcttctttgttttttctccttcttctttctcttaAAGTGTCAGAGTATGCAATCGTCTGATGGGCTGCAAACTTCTTCGATCCAGAGAAGGGAAACAAAAACTGCGCTCAATGCCACTTTTCTTGTCGCCCGGCTTTTCCGCTCTCGACTAGCCGTCTTCGAGAGGGCAGCCTGCTTTTTGAGTGCAAAAGCACTATCCTCTTTCAACGCCACTCGTGGATAAGAGTACTGAATCGGGGGGGGAATCGGAGAATCGTTCTCTTGTGGTTTTGCCGGTTGGCTTGGTTTTCTCGGTCATACTGACCCATAAAATGTCTGCTGGATTGGGTTGTATTTAATGTACATGGTTCAATGTCATCCTGGTCAATCTTGGTTGCATTTATCTCAGACCCGTCACTGTGAACACATCTCCATTAGATAAATGTAGTTCCCCTCTCATTTTGGTGCATTTGTGATCTCACCAGCATCGTCCCCACCATCCCGAACGATGATGCCCAAAATCCAGACATTCacggcgaagaagaagagcccTGCGAGGAACAGCCCAGGCACAAAGGATGGCAGCCCTAGGAATTCGAGGTTGTACCCTTGGTGCAGCCAAAGGGCCTATATAGTATGTCAGAGCTGTAGTCTGAACATTGTGACATCGGATGGTCAGTAAATAATACATACCTGTCCAGCAATCCATAGCATGGCTGCTGATATGCCAAGAGTGGGCTTGCGAACAAGCGAGGAGAAGGGTAGGTAAAACGGAAGCAGGATGAGGTACCAGAGGAAATACTAGACAGGTTAGCTGCCAGTATGACCAATTTCGGACGAAATCACATACCTGACTAGTACAGACTTTGTTGAAAGTTACAAATGTAAAGGTTTGCGCGAGCATCGCAGTAGCCAGGTTCTTCTTTGCTAGAACAAGAGGCAAAGCAACAACCACAAGGGTTAACTGCGGGAGGAAGGCCAGCGCCTCAAAGCGAGTTTCCGCTCCACCGGCAGCAGACAGATATAGCAGTGTACTATATGGGGAGAAATTGTGGCGGTGATCGATGCGAGTAAGGTGGTGGAAGAATGTGTGGTGTAGGAATGGGTGGCCGTACTGGAGGTACATGACGAGATTCAATGCCACGAAACTGGCCAGTGCTGCGACAGTGAATTTCACCCGGGACGGCGTAATGAACCCGAATACCTTTGACAGCAGACTTGGGCAAGCCATTAAAGACCCATCGCGCTCAGCATCCCACCACCAGAGAATGGAGACACCATAGATGAACGGATAAATTTTGAAATGTACAGCAAAACCCAGTATAACCCCAGCAAGGGTAGGCTTCTTTGTCAAAGTTGCCCATAGAAGCGCCGCAACAAGCACGCCGAGCATTCCCTCGGAACTACCACGGGTGCTGATATTGGCAACCATGGGGTTCCACAGCCAAACAGCGGCCACATATCGCAGCGCGCGCTCGACAGGAAAGCGATAGCATTGGACAAGTAGCTTGACAACAAGCCATCCAGCAAGTACATCAGACAGTGCAAAAAGCGCCTTTCCGAAGGTGAAAGTCAATGCTGACCAAGGCGTGGCAGCCTCCCATGCAGTCGGGAGAAGCATCCATGCCAAGAGTGGCGTGTAGCGGTAAGTATCGCGAGCATAGGGCGACTCGCCATTTGCAACGTAACGGGCAGCATCAGTGAACACCATGTAATCAATATCGGTGTATTTCACAGCGGAATGCGCGTCCTGCCAGCCTCCAtagacgaggaggatgaggcGAAGAACGATTGCGGCGAGGAAGACTCGCGCTGACGAGTTGAAGAGAGCCATTCTCTTACCTTGGACTTTaggtctttcttttttgtacTTCAATAACAACCAAACGAAGAAAATCAAAGGTTGCTAGATTGTCTGTTTCGGCTAGCTCGCATAATTGGGCGTCTTGATGAACCCCTTAGCGGATGTCGTGGGAGGAAGCAAGGAGCTATACATCCAACTAAAATTTTTGGCGTTGAACCCTGTAATGACTGTGAACGTGAATTCAATCACTGGATTTTTATTCCATATGATTCGTGCCAGGTAAATCGGATGTTTCGTGGAAGATGTTGATGCCACCACTAGCCCTGGAGGCCTGATGTCGCGCTGACTCAGCATGGTCCGTGTCCAGTGCGATATTGCCTAATCGGGACGGGAAGTATACCTTCAGGCGATGAACAAAGTACATACAATTAGAGGCATTACAGCCCCCTTAAGACCGGCTTGTCAATTCTTATGCCTTCTTTGGAATTGAAAGTTGGAAATTGTATGTTTTCTGTTGATTTCATAGTGTCCCCCCACAGTTGTACACTGGTCCCTGATTTAAACACTGAGGCCCGGTATTCAAGCAGATAGAAGGCGTACATAGTATGCACATGTACTATGCATATAATCAAACTGAATAGCTCTACCTGAGGTCTTCACCTCACTAAAACAAGTAGTATTTACTGGTCCACGTTGGAGCTGCCAAAAGACGGGGAAAGTGGCCAAGGAATTGCGGGGATTTATAACGTCCCTGCAATGCTTCGTATTCTATACACTAAAAATTCAACCCGAGTAAGTGCCAAATGTCTATCCTTAACTATCCAAAGACTTTGAAGATAAGTTCAAGCCAGTCATATCAGATGCTTTGACGTCTTTGGCTGATGTCGACGTTAATGCTGCGCCATTGAGAGTAGGTTCTGGACAAGTCCAGTGAGACCCTGAGACCAGACTTAAAGtaccttttttctttcaagTTGGTTGACCGAAATGCCCACAGAAGGTTTCACGTAGAAACGCAGAGAGCCCGAGGGAATTTCATGCTTCTAGTCCGGAGTTGCACGTTTATACCCCAGTTCCTGGTCTTGATGTTTCAACTATCCGACATCTGACAAATATCACTACACTAACGCTTTTCAATTGTAGCTATCCATCTTATTATTGTAATGACAGAAACAAGACGTCTGAGGAAATCTCGACAAACGCTGAGGTTGGTGATACTTTTGAGATCGCTTTTTGTGCTGATGATATCCCCGTATCTAAGATTGCATGAATATCACCAGCTGTGATGATCGGAGATCTAGAAGCAAGTTTATTTACACTAAGCAAGCTGATAGCTACCACCCACCCCAGGGCACTtagattgagattgaaggCATGTGAGGCTTAGCATACTCCCTGCCCAGTGAGGCACATTATGACACCTCGGACCTGTATTACTTGAATCACTTGGGTTAGAATTCATCGTCCGCTTTTGAAATTTGACTGGCCAAGTTGGGACTACTTAATCTGATAGGTTAGATGCCGTCAGATGATGTGGTCTGATTTTATACCAAATGCAGTATGACACCCTAATTTAAACATGTCTAGTTCTAACCGTGGCCACCCATTTCGTTAGATATGGACTATAAATTTTTTCCAAGACCTATCATTTTACAATAGCATAAGGGGGCGATCCCCCGCAAAAGAAGCGAACCTATATCGTCCACCCAATTATCTCCCAGGTCCATGGTATCTTCTGATAGACATATGATAATTTCATGAGCGTTTATTAAATATAAAGGTAGATCTCTTGAGGTGTTCTTCTCTCCATTACAGAAACTTCAGCATGGCGCTACGCATAGGAAAGTATATTATCGGGGTCAATCGAGGGCTTCTCAGTCCAGGGACCGATGAGACGGCAAAGCTCGAGAAGGTCAGCTCCTCAATGAGCTCGATCTCGAAAAAGAACAAACTTCGCCGGCATTTCAGGAGATTCTGGTGTCTGTACCTCATCGCCAATGTGATTTTCTTGTCGATTTTCTTACCAGTTTTGTACGCCAGAGTGCTCTTTTACTTATTCTCCTGATGATCATCAAACTGACTCTACTGAAAAAGCTTTCTGGTCGCGATTCCTGCTATCGCTCAGCTAGTCGTCAACAAATCGGATCTGCGAATTGTCAATGCCGAAGTGATGCACCCAACAGCAGAAACAGTGCGGATGACACTAGAAGCTAAAGTAAACTTGAAGCTTGCACTGGGCGTTCGACTCGATCCAGTCGTCTTCTATACCTTTGTGCGCTCCGCTGGCTACAAAAATGCATATGCAGGAATCAAGATCCCCGGACAAACTATCAAGGGGAATTATTCACTCGGCGTCATGGACCAGTTGACACCCATCCTCAATGTGACTTCCTGGGAAACCTTTGTGAGTCAAGCCGTTCTCCAAAAGGAAACAGCATTATCGCTCTATGGAGCGACCACTGGATATCTCGGAGTCCTGAAAAACCACTTTGTATTGGATAAAGATGTGACAATGCCAGGTGAGTACGTCACTATTGTCGACTTCCATGGCTAATCTCTGTAGCCTTAAACAGGTTTGCAGGCTTCTCCGTTGCAAATAGCACATTCCTCTTACCAGCAGAGGATGATGGATCCAACCTCGTTGCCAATATTACACTTCCAAACCCCTCCGTCCTCAGCTTTGAAGTTGGCACCATCACACTCGACCTCAAAAGCGGCCATACAGACCTGGTCATCGGCAAAGCAACGGTCAAAGGCGTCACTCTCAGACCAGGCAACAATACATTCCCGTTGACAGGTGTGATCGATATCGGCACAATGATCGGCAACCTCACCGAAGTTCTCAGCTCACAGGGTCCCGCCATCAGAAGAGGCGCACTGAGCCTGACAGCTGTCACCAGATCAATTGTATCCAATGGCACTCTGATCCCGTACTATACAAAGGCTCTTGCATCACTCCCCCTAGTAGCAAATGTGAGCATTGGTGATGTTCTCAGGAACTCGCTCGCTCACCTGGGCTCGAGTGAAACAATGTCAGAACGCGACGAAAAACGCAAGAGAGGCCCCGTGCAATTGGACGGCCCAGTTGGATACGGTGACTTGTATAGCCAGGTTGCAAGTCTGAAACACAACAGACACGTTCAAAAGATTTttgaggatgaagatcccaagcGACGAGACGCTATGATAGATTCGCTGGCTCGGTATTATGCTGCACTTTGAATGTCTGATTTGAATTAAATTTAACGAAATCTCCATGACACTTGTTCTGTCTGAGTTCAGTTTTCTCAAATGGCTTGCTTGGGGGTTGACCAACCGTTGAGGCGAATGAGGTAGATCCATGTAATTTGTACTGATCAGCGCAACAGCTTCGAAGCATTCAAGAAAATGTGATGGAGTAGGACCCCCATGTTGGTGTCAGCCATATCATTAAAATAATGGGGAAAAAAATTTGAGAAATTCTACAGTATATTGATATACTTGAAGCGTTGAGACGAAAATAAAAAGTCAAGTCTGTCATACATTCATTTCCCACATATGCCCTATGCTAACATGCTGGATCGAAAACTTTCTAAGTAAATCAAAAGAATAGAATAGAGAGGAGAAGGGAACAAGCTCTCAGTAATAAATTCCACCATTTATAAAATAACCAGGATCCGGCATGGGATCAAAATACGCAGGTTGTTCTCCAAATTTTGGGCCTTTCTCAAAATCGGGGGTCAACAAAGTCACATCGTTCCTCTCATCGGTATCAGTGACAACCCCTGGCCACAAGCTGTTGTCACTCCAGCTCAAATACTCCCAGAGATGCTGGCCCCCTGAATCATCCGTGAAGGGTGTAGCAGCGAGAGGGTCGAGGAATCCATTCTCGCTCATTGCCATGTTACCCTGACTCAGTCCGGGCGCCGGGAGCCTGAGTGACATATCCCGACCAGCGGGATAAGAGGCACTCAGAATACTCGCGGACGAATCAGGATCAGGTAGGTCCTGCCCCCGCTTGCTAGCCTCGTAAATACGCGAGATAGCATCCAGAGATCGCTTCGCCGTATGGCCAAAGGACTGCATACGGGCCAGGGTCATCATGGCCATTTCCACTTGCGCCTGACAGGACTCAATGGAAGCGCGGGGGTCATTTACCGTTGTATCCTTGAGGAACAGTCCCACCAAGGGAACCAGAGAAGCCTGGAAGGTCCACCAGACAGCATTCCATCCGCATAGCTGGTTTAGCTGCGCCGTAGCAGCAATATTCTGAATTGATTCCTCTGCAAACTCACGACATTTTTCGATCGCGGTGCGCTCCTCGGATCGCAGTGCGATATAAGGTACGCGGCGCATGGCGTAGCTGAGCAGTGTTGGGCGGTACAGGAGGATCCGCTGGTTATAGTACCGCCAGCGCATGACTGTACGGACCGTGTTTATTGACTCAGAGCAAGGCTCATGGTCTTTCAGGACGGAGGGGAGATTGTCCCACCACTCGAGGAGCTGTGCATCTGCGTGGGCCATTTCTTGATGTTTAACAAGCGGTGCTGCGGCGAGGGACTCTTGAACTTGGGTTGCGATCTTGGCGAAGCGAACATTTTCCACCAAGGGGAGGATCTCGAGGACGTTCCCCTATTTGAATCTCAGTTTTTAAGTTATCATTCTTTCTGGGGAGAAAAAAGACCTACCTTGTCTCGGCAAAGGGGAGGTTTGACTGTAATATTTGAGCCTATCCGACCCAAACTAGGACGGCCCAGGGTCATGCCAGCCCAGGTATCCATGCAGAACAATGACCACCAGACGCGACGCTTGAGATCCATGGATGCTAGCTTCGCTGCACTCGGTATTTGACGAGTCTCGGTAAACTCTTTATGGAGTCCCAAGGCAGCCGCCATACGCAGCGCAGCGCCCATAAGGGAGTATGCCAGATTCGGCTGGCTAATATAGTGGCAGTACCAACCGCCCATCAGGCCCAGCGCCTGGATAGTCTCAATCTGGGAACTTCCCAAGGAAGTCAGAGTTAGGTGACCCTTGCACCGCAGGAAGTATGTTTGGTGTGTCACATCATCGGGTCCTGTAGCCGCAATGCAACCGAGAGCGAGAACAATGTTCAGCAGAGCAAGCCAATGGTCATCTCTGCGACGACCGGTGCAGTAGGCCTCGCGGAAGGAGCGCTCATCGATCATAGGAGCGAAGGCTTGGAAGTAGAGGAAGTATGCATCAAGCATTTGCATCTCTGAGGGTGGAATGAGGGGTTGTGGGGGTGTAATAGGCCCATGATGTGGCCATCCTGTCGGGTTCTCCGGTTCATTTACAGGAGTTCGCGAAAAGTATGAGGCACAGCCTGGATCCAGCCAGACAATGACCTTGATCACGGCCTGGATAGATGATACTCCAAGGTAAGATGAAGGCTGGCGAGCCGATAGCGATAGCCCATTAACATCATCCGAGACGCTCTCTACTAGATCCGAGGAGTTGGTATTACGGCTATCCGGGATTTCCTCAGGCATAGTTTGCAGAGCCTCGAGGTTGTCGTCGTCATTTGACAACGGTGATACGTGAGCGTCCACGGAAGCCGATGTAGATGGTGAAGTGGCATGATGTGATAATGTTTGCAAGTGAGAGCTCGATGGAACGGTGGTGAGCTCAAGGAGTTTCTCCCGCGGCAAATTTGCCAGCAACTCAGGCGAGAAGTTTGGGAACAACTTTCTCAGGATACTTCGATACTCTTCTAGAGTTGTAGATAGCTTTTCAACATGTCTGTATAAAATCAACTGGTTAGATGGTCGTCTGAAGAAAATGATCGAAGGTCTCACCTCCGCGACGGCCGCGGGTCTGAATAGTGGCACTGGTCTGACTTCTTATACCACCGACAGGCTTCACATGGCTTCTCGCCATCACACTTGATCTTGCGATGGCGACAAGATGTACAAGCACGCAAAGTTGTCACACGGCGACTAATGGATTCACGTCTCTCACTAGTAGACCGGTTGCGGGCAGAAGTTGCAGCCGTAGGGTTCTCAAACCCCTCGAATGTATGGAACATTATTGATGTGATTACAAAATTCACAGCCACCTTGCGGTCACTGAGTGAGCGACATGGATGTGTAGAATAGTGATTTTTCTAATAAATAGTGAGACGGTTGATCCTTCACATTGCTGAAAAGTGGCAAGTCATCCGTCTTGGGGGACAGAACAAAAGTagattaaaaagaaaaagcagactaaaaccaaaaaaaaagtaggcTGATCCGCTTAATcccctccctccccccccccccccccccccccccccgcatTTTGGTGATGGATTTGGACTTGTGCaagtctttct
Above is a genomic segment from Penicillium digitatum chromosome 3, complete sequence containing:
- a CDS encoding DNA damage response protein RcaA — protein: MWILDSTGDFLEGKRVWLRPGKKYLFGRFHRDGVRHAVNHTSISRKHMTIEISPVNSRDGLSPRARSTITITDLDSKKGTVVDERRIHGECKLDKRDEHVIQLAKYRHTLRIKWEPVILTLSASSKQVRGEDPLAHVRSRLEDLDIKTIMDYIVDHTTHVVQRKRNTAKGLQALVNGKYIVDDSYIDALVYAATPADLENDESLCPLEIDFKLAWPDPNQHLPPPGKEPTQRPAAAFAPNSARLNVFEGYTFIFGDPAQFENLQGPINNGQGKTLFYQVEDGVTTAPDIVRFMKKAAGGKGVGGERHGSGGVVLVRFRSKGDLEQWSIDVGNEVALMTDQRVIEQREFLDAILGNDASPLCRALPAEEGSSQIFASTPAVEAVQTSQRAISVVPVVSESGSPPDPKTSQPSAARSKIPRVRAYVSKMKAFDDGFDMESVPVYAPEGENININSTQTMDIETQSPSQAPQSLDTVKEDPEEDTVADLLPGARAMKRRRAEMTRHYPQGEAVVTETEAPKRKRPKLDVLEAARRHREDEEQQRKAEEDTHASDMGDVDVDQLKNLAIVEEMEIPARNAPAREVGSSNRWDDQWNGRKNFKKFRRKGEPRGRARIQTVIVPLEEVTRKDYGIGDHYWGGNTTETNSRIELADPGSEDRRGELAPSCSELSTTARTSPEPTPDPTPARRPKRTREERDSDSDDGLRFRFRRKR
- a CDS encoding F-box-like domain-containing protein — its product is MSAPAQLGNQFMDLPVEIHEIILDHVFGKRASAGNHSSYGKTSAQNWSKALHHPRRKALSNLALTCRVWTGLVQSRIYRHIRIKGSREELASCVRWFKRNQHLITYVCHIEIWMPIWGDRALQPDISRLNAEQHTAQAAAGRVVSMQLNHDHQGNDMFYYHRVTNNASLEEIFELIRRFFPTARVLTLEGGHCKNPPMIRHFRHSRGMYSLQALIPRRLPVLEHIQTFIMRGAWNLMRQLDDWHNISRALPALSEWQCAWAQPHLNAYFIMINIFTRPPATIRHINLSLEGFDTKNTLLTGLSGPRSSLPPICSLLGERAAHLESFAYTGRVCWYFFETLKQGATAFNSCSPLRYLDLVVKACCQKADKSHHWSQMSLGISKITSLAFIRAFEAMVVKAIECLSVLPALEYLRIRFIDLDSRCPPLNPYFQLDNNKCTGLWSEDILESLRRNRPSASFIALTDGLAAEYSDHQIVGALMPRARPLGIQVNTYSLLADSSNSH
- a CDS encoding Mannosyltransferase (PIG-M), putative; its protein translation is MALFNSSARVFLAAIVLRLILLVYGGWQDAHSAVKYTDIDYMVFTDAARYVANGESPYARDTYRYTPLLAWMLLPTAWEAATPWSALTFTFGKALFALSDVLAGWLVVKLLVQCYRFPVERALRYVAAVWLWNPMVANISTRGSSEGMLGVLVAALLWATLTKKPTLAGVILGFAVHFKIYPFIYGVSILWWWDAERDGSLMACPSLLSKVFGFITPSRVKFTVAALASFVALNLVMYLQYGHPFLHHTFFHHLTRIDHRHNFSPYSTLLYLSAAGGAETRFEALAFLPQLTLVVVALPLVLAKKNLATAMLAQTFTFVTFNKVCTSQYFLWYLILLPFYLPFSSLVRKPTLGISAAMLWIAGQALWLHQGYNLEFLGLPSFVPGLFLAGLFFFAVNVWILGIIVRDGGDDAVTGLR
- a CDS encoding cytochrome P450 codes for the protein MALRIGKYIIGVNRGLLSPGTDETAKLEKVSSSMSSISKKNKLRRHFRRFWCLYLIANVIFLSIFLPVFFLVAIPAIAQLVVNKSDLRIVNAEVMHPTAETVRMTLEAKVNLKLALGVRLDPVVFYTFVRSAGYKNAYAGIKIPGQTIKGNYSLGVMDQLTPILNVTSWETFVSQAVLQKETALSLYGATTGYLGVLKNHFVLDKDVTMPGEFAGFSVANSTFLLPAEDDGSNLVANITLPNPSVLSFEVGTITLDLKSGHTDLVIGKATVKGVTLRPGNNTFPLTGVIDIGTMIGNLTEVLSSQGPAIRRGALSLTAVTRSIVSNGTLIPYYTKALASLPLVANVSIGDVLRNSLAHLGSSETMSERDEKRKRGPVQLDGPVGYGDLYSQVASLKHNRHVQKIFEDEDPKRRDAMIDSLARYYAAL